A single region of the Brassica rapa cultivar Chiifu-401-42 chromosome A03, CAAS_Brap_v3.01, whole genome shotgun sequence genome encodes:
- the LOC103861193 gene encoding ribonuclease H2 subunit B — MSCTVWWEGAEKTRVLIASDSGCGGNKPGELLTLRHPKSENGTCYLFSNEMLQEIQWFKQSYGSWFLGDYISQDGSLYMATPIDPVFILLPIFDEARMKKGEDPGKFRQLDEILFVEGYPEYQHLLPLAEKSMQIVCQTQEVGSMKFYRLDNSKVLAWLTCKVSCLKKTLPELDKNYAAQGEKQTLVDAVSIVGEYLKTEPWLKLLYDHLGLEFVDPTMKETNTENLPNANENKMEYSNSSQEKANKKTGKPGKQTKQAKVETGSKNIRDMFSRACKKKC; from the exons ATGAGTTGTACTGTTTGGTGGGAAGGAGCTGAGAAGACACGAGTTCTCATTGCCTCAG ATTCAGGTTGTGGGGGAAACAAACCCGGAGAACTGTTGACACTTCGCCATCCAAAATCAG AAAATGGAACATGCTACCTTTTTAGTAATGAGATGCTTCAAGAAATTCAATGGTTTAAGCAATCATATGGTTCTTGGTTCCTGGGAGATTACATTTCTCAAG ATGGAAGCTTATATATGGCTACTCCCATTGATCCTGTTTTCATCTTGTTGCCTATTTTCGACGAGGCAAGAATGAAG AAAGGTGAAGATCCTGGAAAGTTCAGACAACTGGATGAGATTTTGTTTGTGGAAGGATATCCTGAATATCAACATTTGCTGCCACTTGCGGAGAAGAGTATGCAGATCGTTTGTCAGACTCAAG AGGTTGGGTCTATGAAGTTCTATCGGCTTGATAACTCGAAAGTCTTAGCTTGGTTAACTTGTAAG GTAAGCTGTTTAAAGAAGACTCTTCCGGAACTGGACAAGAACTATGCAGCTCAAGGCGAGAAGCAAACAT TGGTGGATGCAGTTTCAATTGTGGGTGAATACCTGAAGACAGAGCCTTGGTTGAAGCTCCTCTACGATCATCTTGG ACTCGAGTTTGTTGACCCAACGATGAAAGAAACCAATACAGAGAATCTTCCAAATGCAAATGAGAACAAGATGGAATACTCAAATTCATCACAG GAGAAGGCAAATAAGAAGACAGGAAAGCCTGGGAAGCAGACAAAGCAAGCAAAGGTAGAGACTGGATCAAAGAACATAAGAGATATGTTTTCAAGGGCTTGTAAGAAAAAATGCTGA